The Engystomops pustulosus chromosome 1, aEngPut4.maternal, whole genome shotgun sequence genome has a window encoding:
- the DIRAS2 gene encoding GTP-binding protein Di-Ras2, with product MPEQSNDYRVVVFGAGGVGKSSLVLRFVKGTFRESYIPTIEDTYRQVISCDKSICTLQITDTTGSHQFPAMQRLSISKGHAFILVYSVTSKQSLEELKPIYEQICQIKGDVESIPIMLVGNKSDESQNREVDSSDGEAIAKKWKCAFMETSAKMNHNVKELFQELLNLEKRRTVSLQIDGKKSKQQKRKEKLKGKCVVM from the coding sequence ATGCCTGAGCAAAGTAATGATTACAGAGTTGTAGTATTTGGAGCTGGAGGTGTGGGTAAAAGCTCCCTTGTTCTACGCTTTGTAAAAGGTACATTTCGAGAAAGCTACATACCAACTATTGAAGACACCTACAGGCAAGTGATCAGTTGTGACAAAAGTATATGTACTTTGCAAATTACTGACACCACCGGAAGCCACCAATTTCCTGCTATGCAGCGCCTGTCTATATCAAAAGGACATGCCTTCATTTTGGTTTACTCCGTCACCAGCAAGCAATCCCTGGAAGAGCTGAAGCCTATTTATGAACAGATTTGCCAGATTAAAGGGGATGTAGAGAGCATTCCTATTATGTTGGTTGGAAATAAAAGCGATGAAAGCCAAAATCGAGAAGTGGATAGCTCGGATGGAGAAGCAAtagcaaaaaaatggaaatgtgccTTCATGGAGACATCTGCCAAGATGAACCACAATGTGAAGGAGCTGTTTCAAGAGCTTCTGAACCTTGAGAAGCGCAGGACTGTGAGCCTTCAGATAGATGGAAAGAAGAGCAAGCagcagaaaagaaaagaaaaactgaaaggcAAATGTGTTGTCATGTAA